One part of the Solanum dulcamara chromosome 8, daSolDulc1.2, whole genome shotgun sequence genome encodes these proteins:
- the LOC129900078 gene encoding uncharacterized protein LOC129900078, which produces MAEDFMNRFRFNTEITADRFSLANIQKKPSEDFQEYARRWRTEAARVQPPLDKSELSKYFIRAQEGIYFDKMMSMMGQKFAELVKMGDFIEEGIKSGKIQSMAALQAASKAIQSGSIGGIKKKKEDVSVVNYQHGGQSHQYPNNPQIVAHTPYTSYPVYNTRPHYNPPRAPTYQSPTRPHVPLQAPTHQNRPAYVPRPRPNLEARNTRTYTPIAEPYAQLFERLRIAGVLHPVEGKLPDPIPYNFDGNKRCAYHSGIQGHDTEDCYGLKNQVETLIRRGIIKCTPTPPNVNNNPLPNHENREVNMISLEEEYNLGETIAPVWNAEEAATASLVQPVITIQLREPFTVQTYIPRVVVTTTVARKAEFDTKGVPWDYKTEAKGKMIDAAVAQGMTRSGRCYTPENLNQGVIGKEPNPKKNVTDAEVTEFWRKMQPKDYSVEEQLKKTSAHISIMSLLMSSEAHRNALMEVLNGVCIPKETASETLAAIIGQVLESNKISFHDNELPMEGTGHNKALHIAIKCRDKIVTRVLIDGGSGCNICPFTTLRVLGLNMGDIEESRVKVRAFDGAQRSVIGEIHLTLQVGPAEFPILFQVMDVSSNYNLLLGRPWVHMAKAVPSTLHQCVKFEWGHTEVTIHGELNHPIYSVNSVPVTEELDGATFHTLEIMQAVRIEKKLESVGVKLSGATKMVAAEMLKYGYQPKTGLGPRANGIVEPIQLKHQKGTTGLGYGSTSGRVHNRGSIKTTFVPEQVPILDHASDDDIVEGIGNLFVAMIGEEEEIDLRKLSIRDSKPGESLQNWTVSPSLFRQESW; this is translated from the coding sequence ATGGCTGAGGATTTCATGAATCGTTTCAGATTTAATACTGAAATCACTGCGGACAGGTTCTCATTAGCCAACATACAAAAGAAACCATCGGAGGACTTCCAGGAGTATGCACGACGTTGGAGAACCGAGGCTGCAAGGGTTCAACCACCGCTCGATAAGAGTGAGctctcaaaatactttattcgAGCCCAAGAAGGTATCTACTTTGACAAGATGATGTCAATGATGGGCCAAAAGTTTGCAGAATTGGTCAAGATGGGAGATTTTATAGAGGAAGGCATCAAATCAGGTAAAATTCAGTCCATGGCTGCATTGCAAGCTGCAAGTAAGGCCATACAATCAGGATCCATTGGTGGcatcaagaagaaaaaggaggatGTTTCAGTCGTCAATTACCAACATGGAGGACAATCCCACCAATACCCCAACAATCCCCAAATTGTTGCACATACTCCATACACCTCGTATCCAGTGTATAATACCCGACCACACTATAATCCACCTCGAGCACCAACATACCAAAGTCCAACAAGACCACATGTCCCACTCCAAGCACCAACCCACCAAAATAGACCAGCATATGTGCCAAGACCACGTCCAAATCTCGAAGCCAGAAATACTCGCACCTACACACCCATTGCTGAACCTTATGCTCAATTGTTTGAAAGGTTGAGGATAGCAGGAGTACTACATCCAGTTGAGGGAAAACTCCCCGACCCAATCCCTTACAATTTTGATGGAAACAAGCGATGCGCTTACCACTCGGGAATCCAAGGGCATGACACAGAAGATTGTTATGGCTTGAAAAACCAGGTTGAGACGTTGATCAGAAGAGGAATAATAAAATGCACTCCAACACCTCCGAATGTGAACAACAACCCTTTGCCAAATCATGAGAATCGAGAAGTCAATATGATTTCTCTAGAAGAAGAGTACAACTTGGGAGAAACCATCGCGCCTGTCTGGAACGCCGAAGAAGCTGCCACTGCATCTCTAGTGCAACCTGTTATCACTATTCAACTAAGAGAACCTTTTACTGTCCAAACATATATCCCGAGAGTTGTAGTTACCACTACAGTTGCTAGAAAGGCTGAGTTTGACACCAAAGGAGTCCCATGGGATTATAAAACAGAAGCCAAGGGCAAGATGATTGACGCCGCTGTGGCTCAGGGGATGACTAGATCAGGAAGGTGCTATACTCCCGAGAATCTGAATCAAGGAGTTATTGGGAAGGAGCCGAATCCCAAGAAGAATGTTACGGATGCTGAAGTcacagaattttggagaaagatgCAGCCGAAAGACTATTCAGTCGAGGAGCAACTGAAGAAGACATCGGCTCATATATCCATAATGTCTTTGCTAATGAGTTCTGAGGCTCATAGGAATGCTTTGATGGAGGTGTTAAATGGGGTTTGCATTCCAAAAGAGACCGCAAGTGAAACCTTAGCTGCAATAATTGGACAAGTGTTGGAATCTAACAAAATCTCTTtccatgataatgagctaccaATGGAAGGGACTGGACACAACAAAGCACTTCATATCGCGATCAAATGTCGTGATAAGATTGTGACCCGAGTTCTGATTGATGGCGGTTCTGGATGTAACATCTGCCCTTTCACAACTTTGAGAGTTTTAGGCTTGAATATGGGAGATATAGAGGAAAGTCGTGTAAAGGTTAGAGCTTTTGATGGAGCACAGAGAAGCGTCATTGGAGAAATCCATCTCACATTGCAAGTGGGACCAGCAGAATTCCCTATTTTATTTCAAGTGATGGATGTGTCATCAAACTACAACCTGTTGCTGGGAAGACCATGGGTCCATATGGCAAAAGCagttccttcaactcttcatCAATGTGTAAAGTTTGAGTGGGGTCACACAGAAGTTACTATTCATGGGGAGCTCAATCACCCCATCTATTCTGTCAATTCTGTTCCAGTAACTGAGGAATTAGATGGAGCCACTTTTCACACTTTAGAAATCATGCAAGCTGTGAGGATTGAAAAGAAGTTAGAGTCGGTTGGTGTGAAATTGTCAGGGGCAACGAAGATGGTCGCAGCAGAGATGTTGAAATACGGGTATCAGCCTAAGACAGGACTTGGACCCAGGGCCAATGGCATAGTTGAACCCATCCAGCTGAAGCATCAGAAAGGTACCACTGGACTCGGATATGGATCTACATCGGGACGAGTCCACAACAGGGGATCCATCAAGACAACGTTTGTACCAGAGCAAGTTCCGATTCTAGATCACGCATCTGACGATGATATAGTGGAAGGAATAGGAAATTTGTTCGTGGCCATGAttggagaagaggaagagatAGATCTCCGCAAATTGAGCATCCGTGATTCCAAGCCTGGAGAAAGCTTGCAGAATTGGACCGTCAGCCCTTCCCTGTTTCGACAAGAGTCCTGGTAG